From a single Bacillus pumilus genomic region:
- a CDS encoding YheE family protein yields the protein MISHFQWKPLFKKAQLPGWKISFFHNGAHYEGIYHKTGDIEWGSQLPPHEVEPTLKEEIHELMLFHVYD from the coding sequence ATGATTTCTCATTTTCAATGGAAACCTCTCTTTAAGAAAGCGCAACTGCCAGGCTGGAAAATATCCTTTTTTCACAATGGTGCGCATTATGAAGGCATCTACCACAAAACAGGTGATATTGAATGGGGCTCCCAGCTTCCGCCCCATGAAGTCGAACCAACCTTAAAAGAAGAAATCCACGAATTAATGCTATTCCATGTCTATGACTAA